Proteins from a single region of Candidatus Zixiibacteriota bacterium:
- a CDS encoding RimK-like ATPgrasp N-terminal domain-containing protein — MRPVIERVIAPPQVTPPDLRGIPVGYLNGEDCIVNMAGDYRYMKLGYYGSQDLETTGHTVHPTCQEIMDAYVMPLFLEKAKAAGLPVPNFYISNGYFEPPVLVDTVNPFMSRHSLVYKATAQERIAKSLTRNFTYAVCCQEFPHRAKLSYFRAILGFSPVPRFRALASAVWNLYRIPVSRVRVIITHESEILLSGIQPLPFSRLSERELAYIRKAVTWRT; from the coding sequence ATGAGACCGGTCATCGAGCGAGTGATCGCCCCGCCGCAGGTCACCCCACCGGACCTTCGAGGGATTCCCGTCGGCTATCTCAACGGCGAGGACTGCATTGTCAACATGGCCGGCGACTACCGGTACATGAAACTGGGTTATTACGGCTCACAGGACCTCGAAACGACCGGCCACACCGTCCATCCCACCTGTCAAGAGATTATGGATGCCTACGTGATGCCGCTCTTTTTGGAGAAAGCCAAAGCGGCCGGGCTGCCGGTCCCGAATTTCTATATTTCCAACGGTTACTTCGAACCTCCGGTGCTGGTGGATACTGTCAATCCGTTCATGTCGCGCCACAGCCTTGTCTACAAAGCGACCGCACAGGAGCGGATCGCCAAGTCGCTGACGCGCAATTTCACCTATGCCGTCTGCTGCCAGGAATTTCCTCACCGCGCCAAACTCAGTTATTTCCGCGCGATCCTGGGGTTCAGCCCGGTGCCGCGATTTCGGGCACTCGCCTCGGCAGTCTGGAATCTTTATCGTATCCCGGTGTCGCGTGTGCGCGTTATTATCACGCACGAGAGCGAGATCTTGCTCAGCGGCATTCAGCCACTGCCGTTCTCCCGTTTGTCCGAGCGCGAGCTTGCCTACATCAGAAAAGCAGTCACATGGCGAACATAG
- a CDS encoding radical SAM protein, with protein sequence MTGTMAATPSILLLHPSTFYTPSEGPPIEIKTPLLLLASYLAERFEVTYEDFEVSVGRPCSPAQIRRYERHVREYFERHPFDILAISCWTSLSFTATMACARIFRELYPDRLIVVGGYHPSARPKDFLTPDNLIDYVVVGEGEIALGELAERYSLTGCPDHTSVVAGRSLAPDELVGHDWDTIDHFVNRHFSTGLSNLYLFLSRGCPFRCSFCMESLKEGGWRAYSPEHAMREIVVGAERHKPHAIAFADACFGMRPGWRKEFLRLLAEYAPPFWIVFETRAEYLDDDDIELLARLPRLEIQFGLESASPQMLGLMHKTKRPEKYLERFRHVSDLLNQHGILHRANMIFNHPGETRATLEETFAFIDERLAIDRSYLMWAYYGFLDFPGCEIDRNRTFFETTFGSRFLSSEWWRADSDQTAASQASVPSSDLDGANVDLWERMAALRKRRMQECLAPRAFAFAALKYSPEWQDDPRYAEAKKTLVVS encoded by the coding sequence GTGACCGGCACTATGGCCGCAACTCCATCGATTCTGCTGCTGCATCCGTCGACTTTCTATACGCCGTCGGAAGGGCCTCCCATCGAGATCAAAACCCCGTTGCTGCTTCTGGCGTCGTATCTGGCCGAGCGGTTTGAGGTCACCTATGAGGATTTCGAGGTCAGCGTCGGCCGACCCTGCTCCCCGGCTCAGATCCGGCGCTACGAACGACATGTGCGCGAATATTTCGAGCGCCACCCCTTCGATATTCTGGCGATATCCTGTTGGACCAGTCTTTCGTTCACGGCCACGATGGCCTGTGCGCGGATCTTTCGCGAACTATATCCGGACAGATTGATCGTTGTGGGAGGCTACCATCCCTCCGCACGACCGAAGGACTTCCTGACGCCGGATAACCTGATAGACTACGTGGTGGTCGGCGAGGGGGAGATCGCTCTTGGGGAACTCGCCGAACGGTATTCGTTAACCGGGTGTCCCGATCACACTTCGGTTGTTGCGGGAAGATCGCTGGCGCCTGACGAACTGGTGGGACACGACTGGGACACGATCGATCATTTTGTGAACAGGCATTTTTCAACTGGGCTTTCCAATCTGTATCTATTTCTGTCTCGAGGCTGTCCGTTCCGGTGTTCGTTCTGCATGGAATCCCTCAAGGAAGGGGGCTGGCGGGCCTATTCGCCGGAGCACGCGATGCGCGAGATCGTCGTCGGGGCGGAGCGACACAAACCGCATGCGATTGCGTTTGCCGATGCCTGTTTCGGTATGCGACCCGGCTGGCGGAAGGAGTTTCTGCGTCTTTTGGCTGAGTACGCGCCGCCGTTCTGGATCGTATTTGAGACGCGCGCGGAGTATCTGGATGATGACGATATAGAACTCCTCGCCCGGTTACCCAGGCTGGAGATTCAGTTCGGCCTCGAGAGCGCCTCCCCCCAAATGCTCGGCCTTATGCATAAGACAAAGCGGCCGGAAAAGTATCTCGAACGATTCCGGCATGTCAGCGACCTTCTGAACCAACATGGCATTCTGCATCGCGCCAACATGATCTTCAATCACCCGGGCGAGACCCGTGCCACGCTGGAAGAGACCTTTGCGTTCATTGATGAGCGGCTGGCCATTGACCGTTCGTATCTCATGTGGGCGTACTACGGTTTTCTGGACTTCCCCGGCTGCGAGATAGATCGCAACCGCACCTTTTTTGAAACAACCTTCGGCAGCCGTTTTCTGAGTTCAGAGTGGTGGCGTGCTGATAGTGACCAGACGGCAGCGTCGCAGGCATCAGTTCCTTCGAGCGATCTGGACGGCGCCAATGTGGACCTGTGGGAGCGGATGGCCGCGTTGCGAAAACGGCGGATGCAGGAGTGTCTGGCGCCCCGTGCCTTCGCCTTTGCCGCCCTCAAATACAGCCCGGAGTGGCAGGATGATCCTCGATACGCGGAAGCTAAGAAGACTCTGGTCGTATCTTAG
- a CDS encoding radical SAM protein, which produces MTRLSPYNHFFPYREDYYLAFNAYTGAVAMMTAENYATYQLLVDKLAANGAASFTAQESELLEQLRHGRFVYDDVDDQFAWLKFRYRRARQETSSLGLVIAPTMACNMACQYCFEGNKSGRMSSRVVESLIGFIERQAPKLKDLQISWYGGEPLLALDIIDDITQSVFDLAREHKFAYAASMISNGYLLSPETVDRLVSLRVSQVQVTLDGPSEIHDRKRPLKNGKVSFETIIRNLQYAVEKMTISVRVNIDQSFTPEMIRGMTDELTAAGLRDRVGVYFGMIEPATAACANISEHCFETRSYSQTELTLSHELLNQGFRIEKLPGPIMNFCFAQLTNSFLIDPDGDMYRCFNYAGDKSKSMGNIARDIDYRHAEFLRLFSFDPFEEKSCRDCSILPVCMGGCPARRSDRALPAEEYCDSWKFNLAPMLEVIARSRQQQMARQGTPTPATKESV; this is translated from the coding sequence ATGACGCGGCTTTCGCCCTACAATCATTTCTTTCCATACCGGGAAGACTATTACCTGGCTTTCAACGCCTACACGGGCGCCGTGGCCATGATGACGGCAGAAAACTACGCCACCTATCAGCTTCTGGTCGACAAGCTGGCCGCCAATGGGGCCGCATCGTTCACAGCTCAGGAGTCGGAGCTGCTCGAGCAGCTTCGCCATGGCCGATTCGTGTATGATGACGTTGACGATCAGTTTGCCTGGCTGAAATTCCGATATCGGCGGGCCCGGCAGGAGACTTCGTCGCTCGGACTCGTCATCGCGCCGACCATGGCCTGCAACATGGCCTGCCAGTACTGTTTCGAAGGCAACAAATCCGGTCGGATGTCGTCCCGCGTGGTGGAATCGCTGATCGGCTTCATCGAACGGCAGGCGCCCAAACTCAAGGACCTCCAGATCTCATGGTACGGCGGCGAGCCGCTTCTGGCCCTTGATATCATCGATGACATCACCCAATCGGTGTTCGACCTTGCCCGCGAGCACAAGTTCGCATACGCAGCTTCGATGATCTCCAACGGCTACCTGTTGTCGCCGGAGACGGTGGATCGTCTCGTGTCACTTCGCGTGTCTCAGGTGCAGGTGACACTGGACGGTCCCTCGGAAATTCACGACCGAAAACGCCCCCTCAAAAACGGCAAGGTGAGCTTTGAGACTATTATCCGCAACCTCCAGTACGCGGTCGAGAAGATGACAATTTCCGTGCGTGTGAATATCGATCAGAGTTTCACGCCGGAGATGATCCGGGGGATGACCGATGAACTCACCGCCGCCGGTTTGAGGGACAGGGTGGGCGTCTATTTCGGTATGATTGAGCCGGCGACCGCCGCCTGCGCCAATATCTCGGAGCACTGCTTCGAGACACGGAGCTACTCGCAGACCGAGTTGACATTGTCGCACGAGCTGTTGAACCAGGGATTCCGGATCGAGAAGCTCCCTGGACCGATCATGAATTTCTGTTTCGCACAGTTGACCAATTCGTTTCTGATCGACCCGGACGGCGACATGTATCGCTGTTTCAATTACGCGGGAGACAAATCGAAGTCGATGGGGAACATCGCGCGCGATATCGACTACCGGCACGCGGAGTTCCTGCGATTGTTTAGTTTTGATCCGTTTGAAGAGAAATCCTGTCGAGATTGTTCTATTCTGCCAGTGTGCATGGGAGGATGTCCCGCACGCAGGTCAGACCGGGCATTGCCTGCGGAGGAATATTGCGATAGTTGGAAATTCAACCTTGCCCCGATGCTGGAAGTGATCGCGCGTTCGCGGCAGCAGCAGATGGCACGACAGGGGACCCCGACCCCAGCAACCAAGGAGTCCGTATGA
- a CDS encoding ABC transporter ATP-binding protein, translated as MILDTRKLRRLWSYLRPYWRYEALMFVIMVVLTGLSLALPGAIQYMIDSLIPGLVASAGEAVDYTPVFLFGSFLFGIYLLDVLFAWLRDYLGAYIGVAIIRDIRLELFGHVQRLSLQFHSRHQTGEIMSRLLSDVGRLQDLLTVTLLMFLTNLLMLVGIMAYLLHTNWFLTLVAVVPVPLTIYATHRFGLRLNRLVTTMQQTIAELSARLQEAMLGVKTIKAFGRERHEESRVEAIQNRINPLIVNVSKTTSLGVNLVQFINMVGPIVVLAWGVYLVATGGMKLGELIAFYILLTYLYAPVRGLAETHIQVQSAMASADRVFEYLDIPADIVESPTPVHLEKPRGEIRFDSVAFSYGDQGFGLDGLSLVVRPREKIALVGPSGSGKTTIINLLMRFFDPQHGSVCLDGIDVRNLSFVSLRRHIALVEQDPFLFRMSIYDNIAYGFPEAIEADVIAAAKAANIHEFIMELPQGYRTEVGERGVTVSGGERQRLCLARAILKNPTVLILDEATSALDSNSEQLIQESLSHVLADKTAIIIAHRLATIQHVDRIIALDDGRIVDQGTHDELTGRCLLYRELARKQMLL; from the coding sequence ATGATCCTCGATACGCGGAAGCTAAGAAGACTCTGGTCGTATCTTAGGCCGTACTGGCGCTACGAAGCGCTCATGTTCGTGATCATGGTCGTGTTGACCGGGCTCAGCCTGGCTCTGCCCGGCGCGATACAATACATGATCGACTCGCTGATCCCCGGCCTGGTGGCATCCGCAGGGGAGGCGGTTGACTACACACCCGTATTTTTGTTCGGCTCATTCCTGTTCGGTATTTATCTCCTCGATGTTCTGTTCGCGTGGTTGCGGGATTATCTGGGGGCGTATATCGGGGTGGCGATCATCAGGGATATTCGGCTGGAACTGTTCGGCCACGTGCAGCGGCTGTCGCTTCAGTTCCACAGCCGGCATCAGACCGGCGAGATCATGTCGCGTCTGTTGTCCGATGTCGGCCGTCTTCAGGACCTGCTCACCGTCACGCTTCTCATGTTTCTGACCAACCTGCTGATGCTGGTCGGCATTATGGCCTATTTGCTGCATACGAACTGGTTCCTCACACTGGTCGCGGTCGTACCCGTTCCACTCACCATATACGCCACCCATCGGTTCGGTCTGCGCCTGAACCGCCTCGTGACGACCATGCAACAGACAATTGCGGAACTATCGGCTCGGCTGCAGGAGGCGATGCTGGGCGTAAAGACCATTAAGGCATTTGGCCGGGAACGCCATGAAGAGAGTCGCGTGGAAGCTATCCAGAACCGGATAAACCCTTTGATCGTCAACGTGAGCAAGACGACGTCGCTCGGTGTGAATCTCGTACAGTTCATCAATATGGTCGGACCCATTGTGGTTTTGGCATGGGGAGTCTATCTGGTGGCGACCGGCGGCATGAAACTGGGAGAGCTGATCGCGTTCTACATTCTGCTCACCTATCTCTACGCGCCCGTCCGGGGGCTGGCCGAGACACATATCCAGGTGCAGTCGGCGATGGCTTCGGCCGATCGGGTATTTGAGTACCTCGATATCCCAGCCGATATCGTTGAATCGCCAACGCCGGTTCATCTGGAGAAGCCGCGCGGGGAGATCCGCTTCGATTCGGTCGCGTTTTCTTACGGCGACCAGGGATTCGGGCTGGATGGTCTGTCGTTGGTCGTGCGACCGCGGGAGAAAATAGCTTTGGTGGGTCCCTCCGGTTCGGGAAAGACGACCATCATCAACCTGCTCATGCGCTTTTTTGACCCGCAGCACGGAAGCGTCTGCCTCGACGGCATAGATGTACGCAATCTCTCCTTTGTCTCGCTCCGCAGGCATATTGCGCTGGTGGAACAGGACCCGTTCCTGTTCCGGATGAGCATCTATGACAATATTGCCTATGGCTTTCCCGAAGCCATCGAGGCCGATGTCATCGCCGCTGCCAAAGCCGCCAATATCCACGAGTTCATCATGGAGCTCCCGCAGGGGTATCGGACTGAAGTTGGCGAGCGCGGGGTAACCGTCTCCGGAGGGGAACGGCAGCGGCTCTGTCTGGCGCGGGCCATTCTCAAGAATCCGACCGTGCTCATCCTTGACGAGGCCACCTCGGCCCTCGACTCCAATTCCGAGCAGTTGATCCAGGAGTCGCTTTCGCACGTGCTGGCGGACAAGACCGCCATCATCATCGCCCACCGGCTTGCAACGATTCAGCACGTCGATCGCATCATCGCCCTTGACGATGGCCGGATCGTCGACCAGGGGACGCATGATGAGCTCACCGGTCGCTGCCTGCTGTACCGGGAACTGGCGCGGAAGCAAATGCTCCTTTGA
- a CDS encoding T9SS type A sorting domain-containing protein yields the protein MDTVRTGTPITFKLRYTNGAGANLNISNGYEIYSPDGATWSGPVVGDTLTGAIPRSNWDLGFAMNVFPGTGGYDTVGIIGAKLSAIGLPTGFNGVPYGLRIGSFDDAESGLHVCVDSAWFRPGGTWKWVGTGGLNVYPTWGGPYCYTVYTAPPIPVQITNCVTSLLGSHCSTFTYDFDAIDAEGDPITFQLVSGPGTINANTGVWTWTNATLADVGASRTIVVEACDPFGCGQPCTININVTNEAPVLLSPVCGTSTLISLGQTETIDVNATDACNDPLTYSIASVTPSFSGTISINPTSGIITATPQILDAVYTVAVAVTDGNLSDTCQLEIEAVSGCPFGLQISKEHNVPQGGYWSVPVTLTKGDATEGLGGFDILIAYDNSVLSFQNASLGAAFGPSGCRWEYFTYRFGADGNCGGGCPSGLVHVFGIAESNNGANHPLCTLPATLPATLFNLNFLVSNDRTLECQSVPIRFYWLTCTDNVLSNAAGDEAYMSCTVAEAESPLINIANSSVGFPTYLGAQDACFTGGGPGKPTPITAIDFINGGIDIVCADSIDIRGDINLNGLAYEIADAVNLTNYFVKGLGAFTINVNGQIAASDVNADGISLSVADLVYLVRVIVGDANPYPKINPVAVNYAVNNGVISVDGEMGGAFVVLEGNVAISDNDLLSHGMTMKSEFDGVNTRVIIYPPFEGVSRTAGFTGDFLNVRDANIVSLELATIDGAPVTLKSAELPTRFELHQNYPNPFNPSTTISFSLPVASAWTLKIYNVAGQEVTSFTGDDAAGEKTVTVEASGWASGVYFFTLDVGSFSETRKMLLIK from the coding sequence GTGGACACGGTTCGGACGGGCACTCCGATCACATTCAAACTGCGCTACACCAACGGGGCTGGGGCGAATCTCAATATCTCAAATGGATACGAGATCTACTCTCCCGATGGCGCTACGTGGTCTGGACCAGTAGTGGGTGACACACTGACGGGTGCAATTCCGCGCTCCAATTGGGACCTCGGGTTCGCCATGAACGTGTTTCCCGGAACTGGTGGCTATGACACGGTTGGCATTATCGGTGCCAAGCTTTCAGCAATTGGACTTCCTACAGGGTTTAATGGCGTGCCGTATGGCCTCAGAATCGGCAGCTTCGACGACGCCGAGAGTGGTCTGCATGTTTGTGTCGACTCCGCCTGGTTCCGTCCGGGCGGGACTTGGAAATGGGTAGGCACGGGGGGGCTGAATGTGTACCCGACGTGGGGTGGGCCATACTGTTACACGGTTTACACAGCACCGCCGATTCCTGTTCAGATCACGAATTGCGTGACGTCCTTATTAGGCAGTCACTGTTCGACATTTACATATGATTTCGACGCTATAGACGCCGAAGGGGACCCGATTACGTTTCAACTGGTTTCAGGTCCGGGGACAATAAACGCCAACACCGGCGTTTGGACGTGGACAAATGCGACCTTGGCAGATGTCGGTGCGTCGAGAACGATCGTCGTTGAAGCGTGTGACCCGTTCGGCTGTGGCCAGCCCTGCACGATCAACATCAATGTGACGAACGAGGCGCCCGTGCTGCTATCGCCGGTATGTGGCACGAGTACGTTGATTTCGCTTGGTCAAACGGAGACTATTGATGTAAATGCGACCGATGCCTGTAATGACCCGTTGACGTACTCAATTGCGAGTGTAACACCTTCGTTTAGCGGCACAATTTCGATAAATCCTACTTCAGGTATTATAACGGCCACTCCGCAGATTCTGGATGCAGTGTACACCGTAGCGGTTGCCGTTACCGACGGCAATCTGTCCGACACTTGTCAATTGGAGATCGAAGCGGTCAGCGGCTGCCCGTTTGGGCTTCAGATTTCCAAGGAGCACAATGTGCCGCAGGGAGGGTACTGGTCAGTCCCAGTCACTCTAACGAAAGGTGATGCGACTGAAGGTCTCGGCGGCTTTGATATCTTGATCGCCTATGATAACTCTGTCCTGTCATTCCAGAATGCCAGTCTCGGTGCCGCGTTTGGTCCGAGCGGCTGCAGGTGGGAGTATTTCACGTACCGATTCGGCGCCGACGGCAACTGCGGCGGTGGCTGTCCGAGCGGTTTGGTTCATGTGTTTGGCATAGCCGAGAGCAACAACGGCGCCAATCACCCGCTCTGCACGCTTCCGGCCACTCTGCCGGCTACGTTATTCAATCTCAATTTCCTGGTGAGCAATGATCGGACACTGGAATGTCAATCGGTGCCGATCCGGTTCTATTGGCTCACCTGCACCGACAACGTGCTGTCGAATGCGGCAGGCGATGAAGCGTACATGAGCTGCACCGTGGCTGAGGCCGAGAGCCCCCTCATAAATATTGCGAATTCAAGCGTCGGGTTTCCCACCTACCTTGGCGCGCAGGATGCCTGTTTCACTGGCGGTGGTCCCGGCAAGCCGACCCCGATCACCGCAATCGACTTCATCAATGGTGGAATCGATATCGTCTGCGCCGACTCGATCGATATCCGCGGTGATATCAACCTGAACGGCCTGGCGTACGAGATCGCCGACGCGGTCAATCTCACCAATTACTTCGTCAAGGGTTTGGGCGCGTTCACGATCAACGTGAATGGTCAGATCGCCGCCTCCGATGTCAACGCCGACGGCATCAGCTTGTCGGTGGCAGATCTGGTGTACCTGGTCCGCGTGATTGTCGGCGATGCCAACCCATACCCGAAGATCAATCCGGTGGCGGTGAACTATGCGGTCAACAACGGGGTGATCTCGGTCGATGGCGAGATGGGCGGGGCGTTTGTGGTGCTCGAGGGGAATGTCGCCATCTCGGACAATGACCTGCTGTCGCACGGCATGACTATGAAGTCCGAATTTGACGGTGTCAACACGCGCGTGATCATCTACCCGCCGTTCGAGGGTGTGAGCAGAACGGCCGGTTTCACTGGGGATTTTCTCAATGTCCGTGATGCCAACATTGTTTCACTTGAACTGGCGACAATCGACGGCGCCCCGGTGACACTGAAGAGTGCGGAATTGCCGACCCGATTTGAACTGCATCAGAACTACCCGAACCCCTTCAACCCGAGCACGACTATCAGTTTCAGTCTGCCGGTGGCCTCGGCGTGGACACTGAAAATCTACAATGTCGCCGGGCAGGAAGTCACGAGTTTCACAGGTGACGACGCAGCCGGAGAAAAGACCGTGACAGTCGAAGCCAGTGGTTGGGCTTCGGGAGTTTATTTCTTTACGTTGGATGTTGGGAGCTTTTCCGAAACCCGGAAGATGCTGCTGATAAAATAG
- a CDS encoding radical SAM protein, with product MSDFHFFPHTVVWEITFACNMRCIHCGTSAGKRRPDELSTQEALNLIDELTGLGCESITLSGGEPLMRDDWRQLAARVKDKGARLYMVTNGYALTPEIARNLAALQFNHVGVSLDGTEPVHNYIRQRDDSFARATDAMRYMREAGVRFCALTQVSNINLEELDPLHAILVDLGCKVWRIQMCTSTGRMKSHKDLVLSLDNYPKLIDKCLELKKATDITVDVGENIGYYGCKGNALLDDTPYAGCYAGVRIAGIESNGDVKGCLSMPEEFVEGNIRKKSFTEIWNNPNGFAYNRKFTRETASGACHDCRYLPLCRGGCATTSVSATGCRADNPYCIYRMEQAAGISAPEPNLVTEMLERYFPNEIKGKAAV from the coding sequence ATGAGCGATTTTCATTTCTTCCCACACACCGTGGTTTGGGAGATCACCTTCGCCTGCAACATGCGCTGTATCCATTGCGGCACATCGGCCGGCAAGCGGCGCCCCGACGAGCTGTCCACGCAGGAGGCACTGAATCTCATCGACGAATTGACCGGGCTGGGGTGTGAGTCGATCACGCTGTCCGGAGGTGAGCCGCTCATGCGTGACGATTGGCGGCAGCTGGCGGCACGAGTGAAGGACAAGGGGGCGCGCCTGTACATGGTGACCAACGGTTACGCCCTCACACCGGAGATCGCCCGCAATCTGGCGGCGCTTCAGTTCAATCATGTCGGGGTGAGTCTCGACGGCACCGAGCCGGTGCATAATTACATTCGCCAGCGTGACGACAGCTTTGCCCGTGCCACCGACGCCATGAGGTATATGCGCGAGGCCGGCGTGCGTTTCTGCGCTCTGACCCAGGTGTCCAATATCAACCTGGAGGAACTGGACCCGCTGCATGCCATACTGGTGGATCTCGGCTGCAAGGTGTGGCGCATTCAGATGTGTACTTCGACCGGCCGGATGAAAAGCCACAAAGACCTGGTGTTGTCTCTCGATAATTATCCCAAACTGATCGATAAATGTCTTGAGCTCAAGAAGGCTACGGATATCACCGTCGACGTAGGCGAGAATATCGGTTACTACGGGTGCAAGGGGAACGCCTTACTTGACGACACGCCGTATGCCGGATGTTACGCCGGTGTGCGAATTGCCGGTATCGAGTCCAATGGTGATGTCAAAGGCTGCCTGTCCATGCCGGAGGAGTTCGTGGAAGGGAATATCCGCAAAAAGTCCTTCACGGAGATATGGAACAACCCGAACGGCTTCGCTTATAACCGCAAGTTCACGCGCGAGACCGCATCGGGGGCATGCCACGATTGCCGCTACCTGCCGCTGTGCCGAGGTGGTTGCGCCACGACTTCGGTGTCGGCCACCGGCTGCCGCGCCGACAATCCGTACTGCATCTACCGGATGGAGCAGGCTGCAGGAATATCCGCGCCGGAGCCGAATCTCGTTACGGAGATGCTGGAGCGCTATTTCCCGAATGAGATAAAGGGTAAAGCGGCCGTGTGA
- a CDS encoding RimK family alpha-L-glutamate ligase produces MANIGVFIERYTMTRSEEMGAVLRLGQAAQKMGHRLDVLFRADMYKIPSYDALFIRALTDPLNSSYVAARLAESNGLRVIDDPNSIVVCCDKINMYRHLQAARVPMPETLFLAESDLTLQNGSRLLDTLGTPLVLKAPNSSFSMYVDRVATPEDFVRVGKRFLRRADRIVVQRFVSSEFDWRVGVLGGEVLYVCQYLIPKRRWKVLTYTEGGRVIWGRVRTFDTAKVNPRLMEVAVQAAAAIGNGLYGVDIKQVEDDFVVIEVNDNPTINAGEEDHGTPQVYDRLIRYLVGEWG; encoded by the coding sequence ATGGCGAACATAGGCGTATTCATCGAGCGGTACACCATGACCCGCTCCGAAGAGATGGGCGCGGTGCTGCGGCTCGGCCAGGCGGCCCAGAAGATGGGACATCGACTGGACGTCCTCTTTCGGGCGGACATGTACAAGATTCCCTCGTACGATGCCCTGTTTATTCGGGCGTTGACCGACCCGCTGAACTCATCCTATGTGGCGGCGCGGCTCGCCGAAAGCAATGGGCTGAGAGTGATTGATGATCCCAACTCAATCGTGGTATGCTGCGACAAGATCAACATGTATCGCCACCTGCAAGCGGCGCGCGTGCCGATGCCGGAGACATTGTTCCTGGCCGAAAGCGACCTGACTCTCCAGAACGGCTCGCGCCTGCTCGATACCCTCGGCACGCCGCTGGTGCTCAAAGCGCCCAACTCAAGCTTCTCTATGTATGTGGACCGGGTCGCCACGCCGGAGGATTTTGTCCGCGTGGGGAAACGCTTCCTCAGACGGGCCGACCGCATCGTGGTACAGCGGTTTGTCAGTTCCGAATTCGACTGGCGGGTCGGCGTGCTCGGCGGCGAAGTGCTCTATGTCTGCCAGTACCTGATTCCCAAACGGCGCTGGAAAGTGCTCACTTACACCGAAGGCGGACGAGTCATCTGGGGACGAGTGAGGACATTCGATACCGCCAAAGTGAACCCGCGCTTGATGGAAGTAGCGGTGCAGGCCGCCGCGGCGATTGGCAACGGGCTCTATGGTGTCGATATCAAGCAGGTCGAGGACGACTTTGTGGTGATCGAGGTGAACGACAACCCGACCATCAATGCCGGCGAGGAAGACCACGGCACGCCGCAGGTGTACGACCGGCTTATCCGCTATCTGGTCGGCGAGTGGGGATGA
- a CDS encoding N-acetyltransferase: protein MTPGSEPTIRPATLADLPRIEQLEADCFGEDRFTRAQLRYLLTKANCTPLALDLEGRLVGSAFMLWRKGSRVGRLFSIAIDGRIRGKGLGAFLLTACEQAAIKRGCRTISLEVRADNKAAIGLYKRFGYQITGDLPGYYADGANGLAMRKSLAPFK from the coding sequence ATGACCCCCGGTTCCGAGCCAACTATCCGACCGGCCACACTGGCTGACCTTCCCCGAATCGAACAACTTGAGGCCGACTGTTTCGGTGAGGACCGCTTCACCCGCGCGCAACTCCGTTATCTTCTGACCAAAGCGAACTGCACACCGCTCGCGCTTGATCTTGAGGGGAGACTGGTGGGTTCTGCATTCATGCTCTGGCGAAAGGGGTCCAGAGTCGGAAGGCTCTTTTCAATCGCCATTGATGGGCGTATTCGTGGCAAGGGGCTTGGGGCATTCTTGCTGACCGCCTGCGAGCAAGCTGCCATCAAGCGTGGCTGCAGGACCATTTCGCTCGAAGTCCGTGCCGACAACAAGGCGGCGATCGGATTGTACAAGCGGTTCGGTTACCAAATCACTGGGGATTTGCCGGGCTATTACGCCGATGGCGCTAACGGGCTGGCGATGAGGAAAAGTCTCGCGCCCTTCAAATAA